A genomic window from Indioceanicola profundi includes:
- a CDS encoding RNA polymerase sigma factor: MRRIISNGWLDNRKSARQRYEAATGGRDGLIGGDGGDAILYQSQLCATRKAMDRLTPELREALILVTIDGLSYRDAAARLGVPVACLNSRVARARAFIAEQIGLFQNAPARRQH; the protein is encoded by the coding sequence ATGCGCCGTATCATTTCCAATGGCTGGCTGGACAACCGCAAATCGGCGCGCCAGCGTTATGAAGCCGCGACCGGCGGACGTGACGGGCTGATCGGCGGGGATGGCGGAGATGCTATACTCTACCAGTCGCAGCTTTGCGCCACCCGGAAGGCGATGGACAGATTGACGCCGGAACTGCGGGAAGCCTTGATCCTGGTCACCATCGACGGGCTGAGCTACCGCGATGCGGCCGCCCGGCTGGGCGTTCCGGTAGCTTGTCTGAACAGCCGCGTGGCGCGTGCCAGGGCTTTCATTGCCGAACAGATCGGCCTTTTCCAGAACGCCCCGGCCAGACGCCAGCACTGA
- a CDS encoding cytochrome-c peroxidase, with product MLKQFSSRVPRAARGLVVSAAIALAFPAPGIAQSVPDSPEPEHEEVEDEVGDVDEDPEEIEDVEDTDPDDLEQDVDEPQDRPLESLKGKAPPLPELTGIIRNKDWAKAAGKALFWDQQVGSDTVACASCHFRAGADPRITNQLNPGLAAGDTTFGGSGGGGLTASGQVAGPNITLVPEDFPFRKLQNPKNAKSKVLYDTNDVAASQGTFAGDYIGTLERPKQQPRATNTDRCKVSAHPVFNVGGNGVRKVEPRNSPSVINSVFYHRNFWDGRANNLFSGAGVFGRRDIKKDPAARAVVQKADGSLVLQALRLEDASTASQAVGPLLSDFEMSCTSRIFADIGRKLLAQPALKLQTVDVTDSLLGRVGPLGELVAPSKMGLKHTYEDMIKKAFAKRFWSATGRYKIVNAGDGTATLVPDPNGYTQMELNFPLFFGLTVMLYEAMLVSDDSPFDRGELNAQQQRGKEVFEGKGKCISCHDGAVFSKAASLNKPGSQPKLVERMLNADGQVTLYDNGFYNIGVRPTQEDLGVGGMDAYGSPLSFARQWVQRPKVDSFIVDPCGFEVQFPGQAEAGCGPDVRPPRTNLKKERLAVDGAFKTPTLRNIALTPPYFHNGGQATLEQVVEFYNRGGDFDNPEKAPDITPLGLTQREQADLVAFMKALTDERVRCSRAPFDHPELLLPDGHKPNTVKKDGRLADRLRILKATGEAGYPSNKCPSNTGNLFDMARNINGMPAK from the coding sequence GTGTTGAAGCAATTTTCAAGCCGTGTGCCCAGAGCCGCCAGGGGATTGGTCGTCTCCGCCGCCATCGCTCTCGCCTTTCCGGCGCCGGGCATCGCTCAGTCGGTGCCGGACAGCCCTGAACCGGAGCATGAGGAGGTTGAGGACGAGGTCGGAGACGTCGATGAAGATCCGGAGGAGATTGAGGACGTCGAGGATACGGATCCGGACGATCTGGAGCAGGATGTAGACGAACCCCAGGATCGTCCGCTGGAATCCCTGAAGGGAAAGGCTCCGCCTTTGCCTGAGCTGACCGGCATCATCAGGAACAAGGACTGGGCGAAGGCTGCCGGCAAGGCCCTGTTCTGGGATCAGCAGGTCGGCAGTGACACGGTTGCCTGCGCCAGTTGCCATTTCCGCGCCGGCGCCGACCCACGCATCACGAACCAGCTCAATCCCGGCCTTGCGGCCGGCGACACGACCTTCGGCGGAAGCGGTGGAGGCGGGCTGACTGCCTCAGGCCAGGTTGCCGGCCCGAACATCACGCTGGTGCCGGAGGACTTTCCATTCCGCAAGCTCCAGAACCCGAAGAACGCGAAGAGCAAGGTGCTGTACGACACCAACGACGTCGCGGCCTCGCAGGGCACCTTCGCGGGCGACTATATCGGCACGCTGGAGCGGCCCAAGCAGCAGCCTCGGGCGACCAACACGGACAGGTGCAAGGTCTCGGCCCATCCCGTCTTCAATGTCGGCGGGAACGGTGTCCGCAAGGTTGAGCCCCGCAATTCGCCGTCCGTCATCAATTCGGTGTTCTACCACCGCAACTTCTGGGATGGCCGCGCCAACAACCTGTTCAGCGGCGCCGGGGTCTTCGGCCGCCGCGACATCAAGAAGGACCCCGCCGCGCGTGCGGTGGTCCAGAAAGCCGATGGCAGCCTGGTCCTGCAGGCCCTGCGGTTGGAGGATGCCAGCACGGCGTCGCAGGCAGTGGGACCGCTCCTCAGCGACTTCGAAATGTCCTGTACGAGCCGGATTTTCGCCGATATCGGCCGCAAGCTGCTGGCCCAGCCGGCGCTGAAGCTTCAGACGGTGGACGTGACCGACAGCCTGCTTGGTCGCGTCGGCCCGCTCGGCGAACTCGTGGCCCCATCCAAGATGGGCCTCAAGCACACCTATGAAGACATGATCAAGAAGGCCTTTGCCAAGCGTTTCTGGTCGGCGACGGGCCGGTACAAGATCGTGAATGCCGGCGACGGCACGGCCACGCTGGTGCCCGATCCCAACGGCTATACCCAGATGGAGCTGAACTTCCCGCTGTTCTTCGGCCTGACGGTGATGCTGTACGAGGCGATGCTGGTATCCGATGACAGTCCGTTCGATCGCGGGGAACTGAACGCCCAGCAGCAGCGCGGCAAGGAAGTCTTCGAGGGCAAGGGCAAGTGCATCTCCTGCCATGACGGCGCGGTTTTCTCAAAGGCGGCTTCCCTTAACAAGCCCGGTAGCCAGCCCAAGCTGGTGGAGCGCATGCTCAATGCCGATGGTCAGGTGACCCTTTATGACAACGGCTTCTACAACATCGGCGTCCGGCCCACTCAGGAAGATCTGGGTGTCGGTGGCATGGATGCGTACGGCTCTCCGCTGTCCTTCGCCCGGCAGTGGGTGCAGCGTCCGAAGGTGGATTCCTTCATCGTCGATCCCTGCGGGTTCGAGGTGCAGTTCCCTGGACAGGCCGAGGCCGGCTGCGGCCCCGATGTACGGCCCCCCCGGACCAATCTGAAGAAGGAGCGCCTGGCCGTGGACGGCGCGTTCAAGACGCCGACCTTGCGGAACATCGCGCTGACGCCGCCCTACTTCCACAATGGCGGTCAGGCCACGTTGGAGCAGGTGGTGGAGTTCTATAATCGCGGCGGCGACTTCGACAATCCGGAGAAAGCCCCCGACATCACCCCGCTGGGCCTCACACAGAGGGAACAGGCCGATCTGGTTGCCTTCATGAAGGCACTGACGGATGAGCGGGTGCGGTGTTCAAGAGCGCCCTTCGACCATCCGGAACTGCTGCTCCCCGACGGGCACAAGCCCAATACGGTCAAGAAGGACGGCAGGCTTGCGGACCGGCTGCGTATCCTGAAGGCCACGGGTGAGGCCGGGTACCCGTCGAACAAGTGCCCTTCCAATACCGGCAACCTTTTCGACATGGCCCGCAACATCAACGGGATGCCGGCCAAGTAG
- a CDS encoding type II secretion system minor pseudopilin — protein sequence MKRPGFALPSVLWLIVAIGVFATLIMVRSRVDMGRIDVAEATARVRGAVDGAIEEAAFQLLDAEVRVEMPPDTVYETEVAGILVMVSIADVDGLVDLNGAPHDLLLIAGQAAGLPSDLVPVLASRIVDFRDTDSFTTPNGAEDPDYAAAGLAAQAKDAPFDSVSELQQVLGVDEAVYRAMRPLITIFSGRALTDPQKSPEQLRQAMGAQAAMATWNGQSRQQLYRIGASASLRGISFRREATVRISRNRTQPLVWLDWTILP from the coding sequence GTGAAACGTCCGGGCTTCGCCCTGCCGTCGGTACTCTGGCTGATTGTCGCGATCGGCGTCTTCGCCACGCTCATCATGGTCCGGTCCCGCGTGGACATGGGCAGGATCGACGTGGCGGAGGCGACAGCCAGGGTCCGCGGGGCGGTGGACGGAGCGATCGAGGAAGCCGCCTTTCAACTCCTCGACGCGGAGGTCCGTGTGGAGATGCCGCCCGATACGGTCTATGAAACCGAGGTGGCGGGAATCCTGGTCATGGTCTCCATCGCCGACGTGGACGGGCTCGTTGACCTGAACGGCGCGCCGCACGACCTCCTGCTGATCGCAGGACAGGCGGCAGGCCTGCCAAGCGACCTGGTGCCGGTTCTTGCCAGCCGGATCGTGGATTTCCGTGACACCGACAGCTTCACCACGCCGAATGGCGCGGAAGACCCCGACTATGCCGCAGCGGGTCTGGCCGCGCAGGCGAAGGATGCCCCGTTTGATTCGGTGAGCGAGCTTCAGCAGGTGCTCGGCGTGGACGAGGCGGTCTACCGCGCGATGCGGCCCCTGATCACGATCTTTTCAGGGCGGGCATTGACCGATCCGCAGAAGTCGCCGGAACAGCTGCGGCAGGCCATGGGCGCACAGGCTGCGATGGCGACATGGAATGGGCAATCTCGCCAGCAGCTCTACCGGATCGGAGCCAGCGCCAGCCTGCGCGGCATCTCTTTCAGGCGCGAGGCGACGGTGCGCATCTCGCGTAACCGCACGCAACCGCTTGTCTGGCTGGATTGGACAATTCTGCCGTAG
- a CDS encoding type II secretion system protein GspD, with product MRIIADEGRNAVVVYATRQQYRNIERALTQLDQIPLQVMIEATIAEVTLEDELAYGLQWFFQSGNFQAVLSQTAGTNIVPALPGSAAIFNGGDARAVLSALSSITEVRVISSPQVLALTNQMASLQVGDSVPIPVQQAVNLENPDGVIVNSIEFIETGVTLEVVPRVNDGGMVMLDIVQNVSEAGVTLTSGIDAPTISQRRIASSVAVRSGQTIGLGGLIRDRTSRSREGVPILSSLPAIGALFSTRRTDSRRTELLVLLTPRVIATDEDARLMTDELRMKMLSMQPPGGLPLPAAPVIEVVPESAVPALDDHAETPDGAAS from the coding sequence ATGCGGATCATCGCCGATGAGGGGCGCAACGCTGTCGTCGTCTATGCCACGCGCCAACAGTACCGGAACATCGAGCGGGCGCTGACCCAACTCGACCAGATTCCTCTACAGGTCATGATCGAGGCGACCATCGCCGAAGTCACGCTGGAGGACGAGCTGGCCTACGGGCTGCAATGGTTCTTCCAGAGCGGCAACTTCCAGGCGGTTCTCAGCCAGACGGCCGGCACCAACATCGTTCCCGCCCTGCCGGGCTCCGCGGCAATTTTCAACGGCGGCGATGCCCGCGCTGTGCTCAGCGCGCTGTCCAGCATCACCGAGGTGCGGGTGATCTCCTCGCCGCAGGTGCTGGCGCTGACCAATCAGATGGCCTCGCTCCAGGTGGGCGACAGCGTTCCGATTCCGGTTCAGCAGGCTGTCAATTTGGAGAACCCCGACGGCGTAATCGTCAACTCCATCGAGTTCATTGAAACCGGCGTGACGCTCGAAGTCGTGCCCAGGGTCAATGATGGCGGCATGGTGATGCTGGACATCGTCCAGAATGTGTCGGAAGCCGGCGTGACGCTGACATCCGGGATCGATGCGCCCACCATCTCGCAACGGCGCATCGCCAGCAGCGTCGCCGTCCGTAGCGGTCAGACCATCGGTCTGGGCGGTTTGATCCGGGACCGCACGTCGCGCAGCAGGGAAGGCGTACCGATCCTGTCGAGCCTGCCGGCGATTGGCGCGCTGTTCAGCACTCGAAGGACCGACAGCCGCCGTACGGAGTTGCTTGTGCTTCTCACGCCGCGGGTCATCGCAACGGATGAGGATGCGCGGCTGATGACCGACGAGCTGCGGATGAAGATGCTCTCGATGCAGCCGCCGGGCGGGTTGCCGCTGCCGGCCGCTCCAGTCATCGAGGTGGTGCCGGAGTCCGCGGTGCCGGCGCTGGATGACCACGCCGAGACACCGGACGGGGCCGCTTCGTGA
- a CDS encoding secretin N-terminal domain-containing protein: MFKSSVASVAALAMLAAAGCTPRPTSVEERMAGLLVRKPSEGQVRPRSSSPTAEPTALGDRVQRETYIERGGLRIRSGGEAPPVGNGAADGVQLNFPNTDVREFAGAVLGGILGLNYAVDSRIEGTVTLETQGQIPRDQVLPLVEQVLLMHGAALVPIPGGYQVVPSDRTVDFPVSLDAGAGIGVQIVPLQNLSAETAAQLLGPFAQGGTSLVSEPRLNALLIAGPGSRTEALAKLLRSMDVDRLRGLSIALHPLRYAAPDALVAELSQIFDVGEEGTVRLVPLQRLGAVAIVTRDAGQLDRVLEWTRRLDQEGGGDQPELFVYRAQNVRAADLAGALGQIYGSGAGSPQNGQISPGDTARRTRVSTSGFGSQAGEGGPALAANRLAAARRLAAEWRGSPGRRELRRERDLRAGAVRSPPPGRICSPAAMLRSPPSARRRPARCPETCGSSPMRGATLSSSMPRANSTGTSSGR, encoded by the coding sequence TTGTTCAAGTCAAGTGTCGCGTCTGTCGCCGCGCTCGCCATGCTTGCCGCCGCAGGCTGTACGCCGCGCCCGACCAGCGTCGAAGAGCGCATGGCGGGCCTACTGGTCCGAAAGCCGTCCGAAGGTCAGGTCCGGCCAAGAAGCAGCAGCCCAACGGCGGAACCAACCGCCCTTGGCGACAGGGTCCAGCGCGAAACCTACATCGAGCGCGGCGGCCTGCGGATACGGTCGGGAGGCGAGGCGCCGCCGGTGGGGAACGGCGCGGCCGATGGCGTCCAGCTCAACTTTCCGAACACCGATGTGCGTGAGTTCGCAGGGGCGGTGCTCGGCGGCATCCTCGGTCTGAACTACGCGGTGGACAGCCGTATCGAGGGAACGGTCACACTGGAGACGCAGGGACAGATTCCACGTGATCAGGTGCTTCCGCTGGTGGAGCAGGTGCTGCTGATGCACGGGGCGGCACTGGTTCCCATCCCGGGCGGCTATCAGGTGGTTCCGTCCGATCGGACGGTGGATTTCCCCGTGAGCCTTGATGCGGGCGCCGGAATCGGGGTCCAGATCGTTCCTCTCCAGAACCTCTCGGCCGAAACGGCGGCGCAGCTCCTCGGGCCGTTCGCCCAGGGCGGGACGAGCCTGGTGAGTGAACCCAGACTGAATGCACTCCTGATCGCCGGGCCGGGCAGCCGCACGGAGGCGCTTGCCAAACTGCTCCGGTCCATGGATGTGGACCGCCTCAGGGGGCTGTCGATCGCTCTGCATCCTCTGCGCTATGCCGCACCCGATGCTCTCGTCGCCGAACTGTCGCAGATCTTCGATGTCGGAGAAGAGGGGACGGTGCGTCTGGTTCCGTTGCAGCGGCTCGGGGCCGTCGCGATCGTAACGCGGGATGCCGGCCAGCTCGACCGTGTGCTGGAATGGACACGCCGCCTGGACCAGGAGGGGGGAGGCGACCAGCCCGAACTGTTCGTCTACCGGGCACAGAATGTCCGCGCCGCCGACTTGGCTGGCGCCCTTGGCCAGATCTACGGGTCCGGGGCAGGATCGCCTCAGAACGGCCAGATTTCACCGGGCGACACGGCGCGGCGGACGCGCGTCTCCACCTCGGGCTTCGGCTCGCAGGCCGGGGAAGGGGGGCCGGCATTGGCGGCCAACCGGCTGGCGGCAGCACGACGGCTGGCGGCGGAATGGAGGGGCTCGCCGGGCAGACGGGAACTGCGGAGGGAACGGGACTTGCGGGCGGGGGCGGTCCGCTCGCCTCCGCCGGGACGGATCTGTTCGCCGGCGGCGATGCTCCGGTCTCCGCCTTCGGCGCGGCGCAGACCGGCACGCTGCCCGGAAACATGCGGATCATCGCCGATGAGGGGCGCAACGCTGTCGTCGTCTATGCCACGCGCCAACAGTACCGGAACATCGAGCGGGCGCTGA
- a CDS encoding prepilin peptidase, which produces MSIVQFAYLIIPGLVIGHVIGAWALTQQDQSLGRVGTSCFRLCMVAAGALIGFIAAGFPPWPSMAVAGLGWALLAVSALDLRAMVISDGMALPVAAAGLVMAALDGMAVLALHAAAALAGFLAVWLVSRGIRMARGVEAIGSGDAVLLAAAGAWVGPDLLPVVMVTSGLVGMCALGVMAAASGASLQTRIPFGPAIALAAWLAYVLKLSGGI; this is translated from the coding sequence ATGAGCATTGTTCAGTTCGCTTACTTAATCATACCTGGACTGGTCATCGGACATGTGATCGGCGCGTGGGCTCTTACGCAGCAGGATCAATCACTTGGCCGCGTCGGCACTTCCTGCTTCCGGCTCTGCATGGTTGCGGCCGGCGCCCTGATCGGCTTCATTGCCGCCGGTTTCCCGCCCTGGCCAAGCATGGCGGTCGCCGGACTGGGGTGGGCGTTGCTCGCCGTCTCGGCCCTTGATCTGCGAGCGATGGTGATCTCCGACGGGATGGCCCTGCCGGTCGCGGCAGCCGGTCTCGTCATGGCGGCCCTGGACGGCATGGCCGTACTCGCCCTGCATGCGGCTGCGGCTCTCGCCGGGTTCCTGGCCGTCTGGCTGGTCAGCCGCGGCATCAGAATGGCCCGCGGGGTAGAGGCAATCGGCAGCGGTGATGCCGTGCTTCTGGCTGCCGCCGGAGCCTGGGTCGGGCCCGACCTGCTGCCGGTCGTCATGGTCACGTCCGGACTGGTCGGCATGTGCGCCCTCGGCGTGATGGCCGCTGCCAGCGGGGCTTCGCTCCAGACCAGAATTCCCTTCGGCCCGGCCATCGCCTTGGCGGCTTGGCTGGCCTATGTGCTGAAACTGAGTGGTGGCATCTGA
- a CDS encoding GspE/PulE family protein, with protein MLDVMDRTLATERLVEHLATAGLLKDADLSRARMASAEAGMPLFHALTSLGIVPEAELVAAISAVTGVPPVTPEEWPAELPGDASLRWLESAKVLPLRIETGRIVVATADPTDTAVLEALSLFFDCPVEPRVASLSELQRNIARFAQRVTITAQAAAGDDVKRLRDLASEAPVVRYVSRMIQDAVQRRATDIHLEAMGHGPALRLRVDGLLVDGEPPPGDSLAPVVSRLKILAGLDIAERRLPQDGRFDATASGRTVDIRVSTVPTLHGESVVLRVHDPSAVELDLEKLGFTPTIREAWLAAATRPNGILLVTAPTGHGKTTTLYSTLLTIENPTLKVFTIEDPIERQLPRINQTQVKPAIGLTFASTFRSLLRQNPDIVLVGELRDRETAVVATEASLTGHRVLSTLHTNDAASALARLGAMNIDTYVLASSLNGILAQRLIRTLCPHCAKPHPAGMSLLESLNLAHLSLGSGGLKAPGGCPQCGGSGWKGQTAIAEFLPISPEIRKAMVARLDAGHIAAVAREAGMVSMMEDGMRKALQGTTTPEEVLRVVAIEADDAAV; from the coding sequence ATGCTGGACGTCATGGACCGGACACTGGCGACGGAGCGGCTGGTCGAACACCTCGCCACCGCCGGTCTTCTCAAGGACGCCGACCTGTCGCGGGCGCGAATGGCGAGCGCCGAGGCGGGCATGCCACTGTTCCACGCCCTGACATCGCTCGGCATCGTGCCGGAGGCGGAACTGGTTGCCGCGATTTCCGCCGTCACGGGCGTGCCTCCGGTGACGCCGGAGGAATGGCCGGCGGAATTGCCCGGCGATGCCAGCCTCCGCTGGCTGGAAAGCGCCAAGGTCCTTCCGCTCCGGATAGAGACCGGACGCATCGTGGTCGCCACGGCCGATCCCACCGACACGGCCGTGCTTGAAGCCTTGTCCCTCTTCTTCGATTGTCCGGTGGAACCGCGGGTGGCCTCCCTGTCGGAGTTGCAGCGGAACATCGCGCGGTTCGCGCAAAGGGTGACCATCACAGCCCAGGCCGCTGCCGGTGACGATGTGAAGCGACTGCGCGATCTGGCAAGCGAGGCACCGGTGGTCCGCTACGTCAGTCGTATGATTCAGGACGCGGTGCAGCGCCGCGCCACCGACATCCATCTGGAAGCGATGGGTCACGGCCCCGCCTTGCGGCTGCGGGTCGACGGCCTATTGGTGGACGGGGAACCGCCGCCGGGCGACTCCCTGGCGCCGGTGGTCTCCCGCCTTAAAATCCTGGCCGGGCTTGACATCGCCGAGCGGCGTCTTCCGCAGGACGGGCGGTTCGATGCGACGGCCAGCGGGCGGACAGTGGATATCCGCGTCTCCACCGTGCCCACCCTGCATGGTGAAAGCGTGGTGCTGCGCGTCCACGACCCCTCCGCGGTGGAGCTGGATCTGGAGAAGCTGGGGTTCACGCCGACCATCCGGGAGGCCTGGCTGGCCGCGGCGACCCGGCCCAATGGCATCCTGTTGGTGACCGCCCCGACCGGGCACGGGAAGACCACGACGCTCTATTCCACCCTGCTGACCATCGAGAACCCGACCCTGAAGGTTTTCACCATCGAGGACCCGATCGAGCGGCAATTGCCGCGCATCAACCAGACGCAGGTAAAGCCCGCCATCGGCCTGACCTTTGCCAGCACCTTCCGTTCCCTGCTGCGGCAGAACCCGGACATCGTGCTGGTGGGCGAGTTGCGCGACCGGGAAACGGCCGTGGTGGCTACGGAAGCTTCGCTGACAGGACACCGGGTGCTCAGCACCCTGCACACCAACGATGCGGCAAGCGCGCTGGCCCGCCTTGGCGCCATGAACATCGATACCTACGTTTTGGCCTCTTCCCTGAACGGCATCCTTGCCCAGCGCCTGATCCGGACCCTGTGCCCCCACTGCGCCAAACCGCATCCTGCCGGAATGTCGCTGCTGGAGAGCCTGAACCTCGCCCACCTGTCCTTGGGTTCCGGCGGGCTGAAAGCGCCGGGCGGCTGCCCGCAATGCGGCGGGAGCGGCTGGAAAGGCCAGACCGCCATCGCCGAGTTCCTTCCCATCTCGCCCGAAATCCGGAAGGCGATGGTCGCCCGCTTGGATGCCGGGCACATCGCAGCCGTAGCCCGCGAGGCCGGCATGGTGAGCATGATGGAGGATGGCATGCGTAAGGCTCTGCAAGGCACCACCACGCCGGAGGAGGTGCTCCGCGTCGTTGCCATCGAGGCCGACGATGCCGCTGTTTGA
- a CDS encoding type II secretion system F family protein, with amino-acid sequence MPLFEYEVVEQDGRRAVGMLAGTDSQDVARRLQARGGVPLRVSERQVPRAGGRGASAIIVARLCQDLASLLRAGMRIDDALIALAEAADLGPAGKILPTLAARVRAGQRLSEALAERPDLAPGYLVGLVAAGEETGDLAGVLEVAGRLAGRQAETVRSLKSSLTYPIILLTTAGISIGVLFTIVIPQLEPLFAGAEGRLPWVTLVVLAVSRAVREYGMIALIVLALTVLGIRLAMGSPAGRRWVDETLLRLPIIGPLVRAAQASQFARMISGLLAGGLVLEKALELAQGGLSNSVMRDAVSRVQDGVVRGERMGDSLAATGAFPKVVSDLARVGESGGSLPTSLARAADILEERSESGTKRLLAILGPAVTLLLGGLIALTVASVVLAIMSVNTIAQ; translated from the coding sequence ATGCCGCTGTTTGAGTACGAGGTCGTCGAGCAGGACGGACGCCGCGCCGTCGGCATGCTGGCCGGGACAGACAGCCAGGACGTGGCCCGGCGGCTCCAGGCCCGCGGGGGCGTGCCGCTACGTGTATCCGAACGGCAGGTGCCCCGCGCGGGCGGGCGCGGCGCTTCCGCCATCATCGTGGCCCGGCTGTGTCAGGATCTGGCATCGCTGCTGCGGGCGGGCATGCGCATCGACGACGCCCTGATCGCTCTGGCGGAGGCGGCGGATCTCGGCCCGGCTGGCAAGATCCTGCCGACGTTAGCCGCCCGCGTCCGCGCCGGCCAGCGCCTGTCCGAAGCCCTGGCGGAGCGGCCGGACCTGGCGCCCGGCTATCTGGTCGGATTGGTGGCTGCCGGCGAGGAAACGGGCGATCTGGCGGGCGTTCTTGAGGTGGCGGGACGGCTTGCCGGCCGGCAAGCCGAGACGGTGCGCTCGCTAAAGTCCAGCCTCACCTATCCCATCATCCTGCTGACGACCGCCGGGATCAGCATCGGGGTGCTGTTCACGATCGTGATCCCCCAGTTGGAGCCGCTGTTCGCCGGGGCGGAGGGCCGCCTGCCCTGGGTAACGCTGGTCGTCCTGGCGGTGAGCCGCGCGGTCCGCGAATACGGAATGATCGCGCTGATCGTCCTGGCTTTGACCGTCCTTGGGATCAGGCTTGCCATGGGCAGCCCGGCCGGCCGTCGCTGGGTTGACGAGACTCTGCTCCGGCTGCCCATCATCGGGCCGCTGGTGCGGGCGGCACAGGCTTCACAATTCGCCCGCATGATCTCCGGCCTGCTGGCAGGCGGGCTGGTACTGGAGAAGGCGCTGGAGCTGGCGCAAGGCGGCCTCAGCAACAGCGTGATGCGCGATGCCGTGTCGCGGGTTCAGGACGGGGTCGTCCGGGGCGAGCGGATGGGTGACAGTCTGGCGGCCACCGGAGCCTTCCCGAAGGTTGTCTCCGACCTGGCCCGTGTCGGCGAGTCCGGCGGCAGCCTGCCCACCTCCCTAGCCCGCGCGGCCGATATACTGGAGGAACGGTCGGAGAGCGGGACCAAACGGTTGCTCGCGATCCTTGGGCCGGCGGTAACGCTGCTGCTGGGCGGCCTGATCGCGCTGACCGTTGCTTCGGTGGTGCTGGCCATCATGAGCGTCAACACCATCGCCCAATAA
- the gspM gene encoding type II secretion system protein GspM, giving the protein MAIADLSPPIRRALALSILFILVAGFCQWLVAPLVLRWQEGWDRVAAAAEWQHRLEASAARAPEIEAALKARGRVAGTLQATGEALAAAELQSLAQAVAAGAGAQVLSLEPLSAKKNGDVLTVRTRLRANLDEPNLPDFLAAFAKHDPVLSIAQISIGTSAQAAEDGIVPLLLQAEIEAVAVEAAR; this is encoded by the coding sequence ATGGCAATCGCTGACCTGTCCCCGCCGATCCGGCGGGCTCTGGCCCTGTCCATTCTGTTCATCCTGGTCGCGGGCTTCTGCCAATGGCTGGTGGCCCCGCTGGTCCTCCGCTGGCAGGAGGGGTGGGACCGGGTCGCCGCCGCGGCGGAATGGCAGCACCGGCTGGAAGCCTCTGCGGCCCGGGCCCCGGAGATCGAGGCCGCCCTGAAGGCGCGCGGCCGTGTCGCCGGTACCCTCCAGGCGACAGGCGAGGCTCTGGCCGCGGCGGAATTACAGTCGTTGGCCCAGGCCGTGGCGGCAGGGGCTGGCGCCCAGGTGCTGAGCCTTGAGCCGCTCTCGGCGAAGAAGAACGGCGATGTGCTGACCGTCCGGACGCGGCTGCGTGCTAATCTTGATGAGCCGAACCTGCCGGACTTCCTGGCAGCGTTCGCCAAACATGATCCGGTCCTGTCCATCGCCCAGATCAGCATTGGCACTTCGGCCCAGGCCGCAGAAGACGGGATCGTCCCCCTTCTCCTCCAGGCCGAGATCGAGGCCGTCGCAGTGGAGGCCGCACGATGA